The Miscanthus floridulus cultivar M001 chromosome 7, ASM1932011v1, whole genome shotgun sequence genome includes a region encoding these proteins:
- the LOC136465337 gene encoding uncharacterized protein codes for MQERRAPTAVPPPHAAPLPAAGAAAAASHHAQRPCARAPVPSPVLAPAPCPLLGLGLAPPCRPPPPASAAAAVPPAPVEPDSPRGATIVSRAPPPSSAMPPPDPAPASARPCHRRPGSST; via the coding sequence ATGCAGGAGCGCCGTGCCCCCACGGCCGTGCCGCCCCCCCACGCCGCGCCATTGCCCGCggctggcgccgccgccgccgccagccaccACGCCCAGCGCCCCTGCGCCCGTGCCCCGGTCCCCTCGCCGGTTCTTGCGCCCGCGCCATGCCCTCTCCTCGGCcttggcctcgccccgccttgccgccctccaccgccggcctcagCCGCGGCCGCCGTGCCTCCCGCGCCTGTCGAGCCGGACTCACCGCGTGGAGCCACCATCGTCAGCCGCGCGCCACCACCATCGTCGGCCATGCCACCGCCGGACCCGGCACCTGCAAGCgcccggccgtgccaccgccggccaGGATCGTCGACCTAG